One genomic window of Eggerthella timonensis includes the following:
- a CDS encoding homocysteine S-methyltransferase family protein, whose product MPDIALRFHKDMLVLSSPVAAVLARQGFDVEHDLEFANLVEPEAVRDALRLNKVAGAQCLVANTASITPARLAHRGMEDRAVEIVRAGLATARELKPQHLLVEVGPCGLPLDPASKSSLNENREQYARAARACDGQEFDAFFLNGFASPSDLKCALMGVRQVSGAPVFASVDVDADGMLADGRHAFEDALAVMVDYEASVVGFATAAPLEAAATFARRASGAGRLPVLAQLIVREHKPKQGDATLENPYYCPDVLVGAATQLRASGAQFLRGVGAATPAYAGALVAASEGFDVVRPDVEE is encoded by the coding sequence ATGCCCGATATCGCTCTGCGCTTTCATAAGGATATGCTCGTGCTGTCGTCGCCCGTCGCCGCGGTTCTGGCCCGCCAGGGGTTCGACGTCGAGCACGACCTCGAATTCGCCAACCTCGTCGAACCGGAGGCGGTGCGCGACGCGTTGCGCCTCAATAAGGTGGCGGGCGCGCAGTGCCTCGTGGCGAACACGGCCAGCATCACGCCGGCGCGCCTGGCGCATCGCGGCATGGAGGATCGCGCGGTGGAGATCGTGCGTGCGGGCCTCGCGACTGCACGCGAGCTGAAGCCCCAGCACCTGCTCGTGGAGGTCGGCCCGTGCGGGCTGCCCCTCGACCCCGCCAGCAAGTCGTCGCTCAACGAGAACCGCGAACAGTACGCCCGCGCCGCCCGCGCCTGCGACGGCCAGGAGTTCGACGCGTTCTTCCTCAACGGGTTCGCCAGCCCGTCCGACCTCAAGTGCGCGCTCATGGGCGTGCGCCAGGTCAGCGGCGCGCCGGTGTTCGCGTCGGTGGACGTCGACGCCGACGGCATGCTGGCCGATGGCCGCCATGCGTTCGAGGACGCGCTCGCGGTCATGGTGGACTACGAGGCGAGCGTGGTCGGCTTCGCCACCGCAGCGCCGCTCGAAGCCGCAGCGACCTTCGCCCGTCGCGCAAGCGGCGCGGGCCGTCTGCCCGTGCTCGCCCAGCTGATCGTGCGCGAGCACAAGCCGAAGCAGGGCGACGCTACGCTTGAGAACCCGTATTACTGCCCCGACGTGCTGGTGGGTGCGGCCACGCAGCTGCGCGCGTCCGGAGCCCAGTTCCTCCGTGGCGTCGGAGCGGCCACGCCGGCCTACGCGGGCGCGCTCGTGGCGGCCAGCGAGGGCTTCGACGTCGTGCGTCCGGACGTGGAGGAGTAG
- a CDS encoding transporter: protein MAYLKDKVSRLPLPVVPATLGLLVLSGFYDTLGFPLVHWLAVIAATIVVLAYCLKIAFHLRSVVAAEYANPMLAALYPTVPMLIMVLCAFYAQLVPALWTAAEAVFFMMLGVLTVHIAVFFVRFFVRRFEWKTFMPSWYVTTNGVMVSTVAGMQFMPEPLAAGIVVWGIVIYVALTPFMLWRMKRCEVAEAMMHSQAIMLGPCSMCLVSYVNAFAEPNLVVLALLFACVVVSLGYVIVKLPKFFSVQFHPGYAGMTFPMAVGLLATNGFASAFAAAGYADVAWVAQQIGGVQLLLTTTIVAVVSARFLGMLAAGLRRDRAEGALAPEQLAALQAVRAYLRRGSRAIENPAAAEEFVPMAAGVDCAIDCDEGASASA, encoded by the coding sequence ATGGCGTACCTCAAAGACAAGGTGTCGCGCTTGCCGCTGCCCGTGGTGCCTGCCACGCTGGGACTGCTCGTGCTGAGCGGGTTCTACGACACGCTGGGCTTCCCGCTCGTCCATTGGCTCGCCGTTATCGCGGCCACGATCGTGGTCCTGGCCTACTGCCTGAAAATCGCGTTCCACCTCCGAAGCGTCGTCGCGGCGGAGTACGCGAACCCCATGCTGGCCGCGCTGTACCCCACGGTGCCTATGCTCATCATGGTGCTGTGCGCATTCTACGCGCAGCTCGTGCCCGCGCTGTGGACGGCGGCCGAAGCGGTGTTCTTCATGATGCTCGGCGTGCTGACCGTGCATATCGCGGTGTTCTTCGTGCGCTTCTTCGTGCGACGCTTCGAGTGGAAGACGTTCATGCCCAGCTGGTACGTCACTACGAACGGCGTGATGGTGTCCACCGTGGCCGGCATGCAGTTCATGCCCGAACCGCTGGCGGCGGGCATCGTGGTGTGGGGCATCGTCATCTACGTGGCGCTCACGCCGTTCATGCTGTGGCGCATGAAGCGCTGCGAGGTCGCCGAAGCCATGATGCACTCGCAGGCCATCATGCTGGGGCCGTGCAGCATGTGCCTCGTGTCGTACGTCAACGCCTTCGCAGAGCCGAACCTCGTCGTGCTGGCGCTGCTGTTCGCCTGCGTCGTGGTGTCGCTGGGCTACGTGATCGTGAAGCTGCCGAAGTTCTTCAGCGTGCAGTTCCATCCCGGTTATGCGGGCATGACCTTCCCCATGGCCGTAGGCTTGCTGGCCACGAACGGGTTCGCGTCGGCCTTTGCGGCTGCGGGCTACGCCGACGTCGCCTGGGTCGCCCAGCAGATCGGCGGCGTGCAGCTGCTGTTGACCACCACCATCGTGGCCGTGGTGTCCGCACGCTTCCTGGGCATGCTCGCAGCGGGCCTGCGGCGCGACCGCGCCGAGGGCGCGCTGGCGCCCGAGCAGCTGGCCGCGCTGCAAGCTGTGCGAGCGTATCTGCGCCGTGGGTCGAGGGCGATCGAGAACCCCGCCGCTGCGGAGGAGTTCGTGCCCATGGCCGCCGGCGTCGATTGCGCGATCGACTGCGACGAAGGCGCGAGCGCCTCCGCGTAG
- a CDS encoding anaerobic ribonucleoside triphosphate reductase, with product MVTTIMKRDGRTVEFKQDKIAEAVERAFQACGAMQDRAAAEDIAQRVVDKLEEGAIEGTPSVEGVQDLVEETLIESGFVQTAKSYILYRAERSRSRDVNSRLIQTLKDITFSKASDSDMKRENANIDADTAMGTMLKYGSESAKQFYEMCVIDPKFARAHREGDIHIHDMDFYTLTTTCCQIELRKLFKGGFSTGHGVLREPNDIASYAALACIAIQSNQNDQHGGQAICDFDYGLAEGVRKTYRRLYKKHLAEAVDLLVGDAVEDARAFAQDTLARIEAETGIWASLTMDEGFEAAVRAALVEAGATEEAADKAVAYAAKNAMGDTDRTTFQAMEALVHNLNTMHSRAGAQTPFSSVNYGMDTTPEGRMVVKNMLLATEEGLGSGETPIFPVQIFRVKEGVNYNPEDPNYDLFKLAMHCSAKRLFPNFSFIDAPFNAQYYKGTPETEIAYMGCRTRVMGNVYDPDREIAPGRGNLSFTSINLPRLAIRSKGDLDLFFDLLDAKLALAVGQLDERFEIQARKHVYNAPFLMGQGVWIDSEKLAPTDEQREVLKHGTLSLGFIGLAETLVALTGKHHGESKASQNLGLEIIGHMRSYLDRISQERGLNYGLIATPAEGLSGRFVRMDRERYGSIPGVTDRDYYTNGFHVPVYYDISAFDKIEIEAPYHALTNAGHISYVELDGDPTENLEAFEAVIRHMKDSGIGYGSVNHPVDRDPVCGYNGIIGDVCPKCGRTEAEHGHSFERIRRITGYLVGTLDRFNDAKRAEEGDRVKHQM from the coding sequence ATGGTCACGACCATCATGAAGCGCGACGGCCGAACGGTGGAATTCAAGCAGGACAAGATCGCCGAGGCGGTGGAGCGCGCGTTCCAGGCGTGCGGCGCCATGCAGGATCGCGCCGCGGCCGAGGATATCGCGCAGCGCGTGGTGGACAAGCTCGAGGAAGGTGCCATCGAGGGCACGCCGTCCGTCGAGGGCGTGCAGGATCTCGTGGAGGAGACGCTCATCGAGTCGGGCTTCGTGCAGACGGCCAAGTCCTACATTCTGTACCGTGCCGAGCGCAGCCGCTCGCGCGACGTGAACAGCCGCCTCATCCAGACGCTCAAGGACATCACGTTCTCCAAGGCGTCGGACTCCGACATGAAGCGCGAGAACGCCAACATCGACGCCGACACCGCCATGGGCACCATGCTCAAGTACGGCTCCGAGTCTGCCAAGCAGTTCTACGAGATGTGCGTCATCGACCCGAAGTTCGCGCGCGCCCATCGCGAGGGCGACATCCACATTCACGACATGGACTTCTACACGCTGACCACCACGTGCTGCCAGATCGAGCTGCGCAAGCTGTTCAAGGGCGGCTTCTCCACGGGCCATGGCGTGCTGCGAGAGCCGAACGACATCGCCAGCTACGCGGCGTTGGCTTGCATCGCCATCCAGAGCAACCAGAATGACCAGCACGGCGGACAGGCCATCTGCGACTTCGACTACGGCCTGGCCGAGGGCGTGCGCAAGACGTACCGTCGCCTGTACAAGAAGCACCTGGCCGAAGCCGTGGACCTGCTCGTCGGCGACGCGGTGGAAGATGCGCGCGCGTTCGCGCAGGACACGCTCGCGCGCATCGAGGCCGAGACGGGCATCTGGGCGAGCCTGACTATGGACGAGGGCTTCGAGGCCGCCGTGCGCGCGGCGCTCGTGGAGGCCGGCGCCACCGAGGAGGCCGCCGACAAGGCCGTGGCCTACGCGGCCAAGAACGCCATGGGCGACACCGACCGCACGACGTTCCAGGCCATGGAGGCGCTCGTGCACAACCTGAACACCATGCACAGCCGCGCCGGCGCGCAGACGCCGTTCAGCTCGGTGAACTACGGCATGGACACCACCCCCGAGGGCCGCATGGTCGTGAAGAACATGCTGCTGGCCACCGAGGAGGGACTCGGCTCCGGCGAGACGCCCATCTTCCCCGTGCAGATCTTCCGCGTGAAGGAGGGCGTGAACTACAACCCCGAGGATCCGAACTACGACCTGTTCAAGCTGGCCATGCACTGCTCCGCGAAGCGCCTGTTCCCGAACTTCAGCTTCATCGACGCGCCGTTCAACGCGCAGTACTACAAGGGCACGCCCGAGACGGAGATCGCCTACATGGGCTGCCGCACGCGCGTCATGGGCAACGTGTACGATCCCGATCGCGAGATCGCGCCTGGCCGCGGCAACCTCAGCTTCACGTCCATCAACCTGCCGCGCCTCGCCATCCGCTCGAAGGGCGATCTCGACCTGTTCTTCGATCTGCTCGACGCGAAGCTGGCGCTGGCGGTGGGGCAGCTCGACGAGCGCTTCGAGATCCAGGCGCGCAAGCACGTGTACAACGCCCCGTTCCTCATGGGCCAGGGCGTGTGGATCGACTCCGAGAAGCTGGCTCCCACCGACGAGCAGCGAGAGGTGCTGAAGCACGGCACGCTGTCGCTGGGCTTCATCGGCCTGGCCGAGACGCTCGTGGCGCTGACGGGCAAGCACCACGGCGAGTCGAAGGCGTCGCAGAACCTGGGCCTCGAGATCATCGGCCACATGCGCTCGTACCTCGATCGCATCTCGCAGGAGCGCGGGCTGAATTACGGCCTCATCGCCACGCCGGCCGAGGGCCTGTCCGGGCGTTTCGTGCGCATGGACCGCGAGCGCTACGGCTCCATCCCCGGCGTCACCGACCGCGACTACTACACGAACGGCTTCCACGTGCCGGTGTACTACGACATCAGCGCGTTCGACAAGATCGAGATCGAGGCGCCGTACCATGCGCTGACGAACGCGGGCCACATCTCGTACGTGGAGCTCGACGGCGATCCCACCGAGAACCTCGAGGCATTCGAGGCCGTCATCCGCCACATGAAGGACAGCGGCATCGGCTACGGCTCGGTGAACCATCCGGTGGACCGCGATCCCGTGTGCGGCTACAACGGCATCATCGGCGACGTATGCCCCAAGTGCGGCCGCACCGAGGCCGAGCACGGCCACTCGTTCGAGCGCATCCGCCGCATCACCGGCTACCTCGTGGGCACCCTCGACCGCTTCAACGACGCCAAGCGCGCCGAAGAGGGCGACCGAGTGAAGCATCAGATGTAG
- a CDS encoding NgoMIV family type II restriction endonuclease, with the protein MDPLVAVARDRFHASLLKGTLTVSAEGIPSNADKGSKLSIAIAKGIADQLEILEFEKIAGQTSGSNFEEAVKVFLEETFLFMGNLRPGIWSVEKLGNRSRTKTSSFVQYHHLSEINALIRENEALATVLGNDYLVCPDILISREPYDDDFINVPTYLVDDSVSTLADIRAKYRSLPILHASVSAKWTIRSDRAQNSRTEALNLIRNRKGSLPHIAVVTAEPLPSRISSLALGTGDIDCVYHFALYELRNSIEAVGAEDALELLDILVEGNRLKDISDLPLDLCV; encoded by the coding sequence ATGGATCCACTTGTCGCGGTCGCGCGTGATAGATTTCATGCCAGCCTTCTAAAGGGTACGTTGACAGTTTCCGCTGAAGGAATACCGTCGAATGCTGATAAAGGAAGCAAACTCTCGATTGCCATAGCGAAAGGGATCGCCGACCAATTAGAGATTCTTGAATTCGAAAAAATTGCAGGACAAACAAGTGGATCTAACTTCGAAGAGGCAGTGAAAGTTTTCCTTGAAGAGACATTCTTGTTTATGGGAAATCTTCGTCCGGGAATATGGTCAGTTGAGAAATTGGGCAATAGAAGCAGAACGAAAACATCTTCTTTTGTGCAGTACCATCATCTTTCAGAAATAAATGCGCTTATTCGGGAAAACGAAGCGTTGGCTACTGTTCTCGGGAATGATTATTTGGTATGTCCAGACATATTGATATCCCGTGAGCCTTACGATGATGATTTCATTAATGTTCCGACCTACTTGGTTGATGATAGTGTGAGTACACTGGCAGATATCCGTGCCAAATATCGCTCGTTGCCCATTTTGCATGCTTCAGTTTCGGCCAAATGGACTATTCGCAGTGATCGGGCTCAGAACAGTCGTACAGAAGCTTTGAATCTAATAAGAAACAGAAAGGGGTCGCTTCCACATATTGCTGTCGTAACGGCCGAACCTTTGCCATCTCGCATATCCTCGTTGGCGCTCGGGACGGGAGACATTGATTGCGTATATCATTTTGCATTGTACGAATTGAGGAACTCTATTGAGGCGGTAGGCGCTGAGGATGCGCTGGAGTTGCTAGATATTTTAGTTGAGGGCAACAGGCTAAAGGATATTTCCGACTTGCCTTTAGACCTTTGCGTGTAG
- a CDS encoding DNA cytosine methyltransferase, which yields MLKSVEICAGAGGQALGLEQAGFEHVALVEYEKEYCDILSLNRPNWPVHCKDVRCFDGKPFRGCVDLLAGGVPCPPFSHAGKQLGKDDERDLFPEALRLVDEIRPRAVMLENVRGFLDPRFEDYRNMILTSLDSLGYRTRIKLLHASDYGVSQLRPRVVIVGISKNEIDTFKYPEPHGQDTPTIGELLHDLMAEDGWTLVDEWAKKANGIAPTIVGGSKKHGGPDLGPTRAKKAWAVYGVDGAGVANEAPSKDFSGMPRLTSRMIARIQGFPDDWSFGKGKTKACRMIGNAFPPPVARSVGLEIRRCLDGSTCRGRA from the coding sequence ATGTTGAAGAGCGTCGAAATATGTGCAGGTGCTGGTGGCCAGGCGCTTGGTCTGGAGCAGGCTGGCTTCGAGCATGTCGCTCTTGTCGAGTACGAAAAAGAATATTGCGACATACTTTCACTTAACCGACCAAACTGGCCTGTTCATTGCAAGGATGTGCGGTGTTTCGACGGAAAACCTTTTCGGGGATGCGTGGATCTTTTGGCGGGGGGCGTCCCTTGTCCTCCTTTTTCCCATGCTGGCAAACAACTAGGTAAGGATGACGAAAGGGATTTGTTTCCCGAGGCGTTGCGTCTTGTTGATGAGATTAGACCGCGAGCGGTTATGCTTGAAAACGTGAGAGGTTTTCTTGATCCCCGATTCGAAGACTATCGGAATATGATATTGACTAGCCTTGATAGTCTTGGATACAGAACAAGGATTAAATTGCTGCATGCTTCTGATTATGGGGTTTCGCAATTAAGACCGCGCGTGGTAATAGTGGGTATCAGCAAAAATGAGATTGACACTTTCAAGTATCCTGAACCCCATGGTCAAGACACCCCTACTATTGGTGAGCTTCTCCATGACCTTATGGCAGAAGATGGTTGGACACTTGTGGACGAATGGGCGAAGAAGGCCAACGGGATTGCTCCGACTATAGTTGGAGGTTCTAAAAAGCACGGGGGCCCTGATCTTGGCCCGACGCGAGCAAAGAAGGCATGGGCGGTGTACGGGGTTGATGGTGCGGGTGTTGCCAATGAGGCACCTTCTAAAGACTTTTCGGGAATGCCCAGATTGACCAGTCGTATGATAGCTCGCATTCAGGGTTTTCCTGATGATTGGAGTTTCGGAAAGGGAAAAACAAAGGCGTGCAGGATGATTGGAAACGCGTTTCCTCCGCCAGTCGCAAGGTCTGTAGGCTTAGAGATACGGAGGTGTCTTGATGGATCCACTTGTCGCGGTCGCGCGTGA
- a CDS encoding FAD-dependent oxidoreductase encodes MEASVSRRKFLAGAGMAAAGLAAFGIAGCAPNGETNAAADSGTWDNEADVLVIGAGGAGLTAAVVAARGGAKVTVLEAAAMAGGNTANSSGVIQAAGTEEQKQFAGVSDDTPEKHAEYYLQCGEGQLDEELVRFACEQAPSCIEFMKELGIKYEVVYGNGTVPNVDPSVIAPRIHLAGTDENDLMYGQAHVAALLKAAEEAGVEFVYDTAALQLVRNDEGTVTGAVADDKKRYRGKKAVVLATCSYDRSEEFAKAFNYHMVQALKDGRALTAPTNTGDGLRMGMSVGAALEGMGGFIGLSNNIGGTPTLPGVPEVPGIIVNKYGRRFVSESDHYAWVLRAIFAQEDHVAWGVFDANAAALTGAVVGGVSPMSDDFAKEIADGSVLKADTVEELAAQMDVPAANLQAALDTWNADMAAPEKRDSQFPTRACGLEPIDTPPFYATRSYDYSLGALGGLKINTKAQVLDTQGEAIPHLYAAGQVAGGFMGSYYPGTGTGILATLAFGRSAGENALAESEA; translated from the coding sequence ATGGAAGCAAGCGTATCGAGAAGGAAGTTTCTGGCAGGCGCCGGCATGGCTGCAGCCGGATTGGCGGCGTTCGGCATCGCCGGCTGCGCGCCGAACGGCGAGACGAACGCCGCCGCCGACTCGGGCACATGGGATAACGAGGCCGACGTCCTCGTTATCGGAGCGGGCGGAGCCGGGCTCACCGCGGCCGTCGTTGCCGCGCGCGGCGGCGCGAAGGTGACCGTGCTGGAAGCCGCCGCCATGGCGGGAGGCAACACCGCGAACTCGTCCGGCGTCATCCAAGCCGCCGGCACCGAGGAGCAGAAGCAATTCGCCGGCGTGTCCGACGACACGCCCGAGAAGCATGCCGAGTACTATCTGCAATGCGGCGAGGGTCAACTCGACGAGGAGCTCGTGCGATTCGCCTGCGAGCAGGCGCCCTCGTGCATCGAGTTCATGAAGGAGCTCGGCATCAAGTACGAGGTGGTGTACGGGAACGGCACGGTGCCGAACGTCGATCCCTCTGTCATCGCGCCGCGCATCCATCTCGCCGGAACCGACGAGAACGACCTCATGTACGGCCAAGCCCATGTGGCAGCGCTGCTCAAAGCCGCCGAGGAGGCGGGCGTCGAATTCGTCTACGACACCGCGGCCCTCCAACTCGTCCGAAACGACGAGGGAACGGTCACCGGCGCAGTCGCCGACGACAAGAAGCGCTACCGCGGTAAGAAGGCGGTCGTCCTCGCCACGTGCAGCTACGATCGTAGCGAGGAGTTTGCGAAGGCGTTCAACTATCATATGGTGCAAGCGCTGAAGGACGGCCGCGCTCTGACCGCGCCCACGAACACGGGCGACGGCCTGCGCATGGGCATGTCGGTCGGCGCCGCCCTCGAGGGCATGGGCGGCTTCATCGGGCTGTCGAACAACATCGGAGGCACCCCGACGCTTCCCGGCGTTCCCGAAGTGCCGGGCATCATCGTGAACAAGTACGGTCGCCGCTTCGTGAGCGAGTCCGATCATTACGCCTGGGTCCTGCGCGCCATCTTCGCGCAGGAAGATCACGTGGCCTGGGGCGTGTTCGACGCGAACGCCGCAGCGCTCACCGGCGCCGTCGTGGGCGGCGTGAGCCCGATGAGCGACGATTTCGCGAAGGAGATCGCCGACGGCTCGGTGCTCAAGGCCGACACCGTCGAGGAGCTTGCCGCCCAGATGGACGTGCCCGCCGCGAACCTGCAAGCCGCGCTCGACACATGGAACGCCGACATGGCCGCGCCCGAAAAACGCGACAGCCAGTTCCCCACGCGGGCATGCGGGCTCGAACCCATCGACACGCCGCCGTTCTACGCCACGCGCAGTTACGATTACAGCTTGGGGGCGCTCGGGGGGTTGAAGATCAACACGAAAGCGCAAGTTCTCGACACCCAAGGCGAAGCCATCCCGCACCTGTACGCCGCCGGCCAGGTAGCCGGAGGATTCATGGGCTCGTACTACCCGGGCACGGGCACCGGCATCCTGGCGACGCTCGCGTTCGGACGCAGCGCAGGCGAGAACGCGCTTGCAGAGTCGGAGGCCTAA